AGTTGGATTGACTAGGTATTCCCGCAAATCACTTTTAAAGAACATATTCCGCGCACCCGAATAGGTCGCGCTCCATCAAACACAGGCTGTAAAGAGCATTAAAGAGGGGAGGTCTTGACTTTCCTTAAAATGAAAAGACAGCTGAACCCGGTTCAGTTTAATTCTCTCTTTTTACGCCTGTCACCGACCTATACATTTATTTAATTGCATTAAAAGGTAATATTGGCCAATGATACAGCTTGATTTAATATTTGCACATTAAAATTAAGCAAATTTTCATTCAGTCCAAAGTTTTTACCTCTAGTTTTTATTGCAATCCAATAGCTGTGGTAGGTCGGTTTTTACTTCTTTCCGACAGGGAGCGCCATAATTAACCCTAATTTATGCTTTGAAATTGTATCAAGGCGCTTTTCGGACTTTTAATATTATTTGTCCATTTGGCATAGGTCGCATTTGACCTGTGCAATGACAAGCCTTTTGAACGTGAAAAAATCGCGAAGGGGAAAGCTATACTTTTAGCTGAGCGAGCATCCAAAGGTTTGTCGTACTCGATGAAACTAGATTATGAACCAACACGCAAACAATCTGCTACCCTTTGAGCTAGCATGTTATGAAATATACGACAATGGATACGATCCATTACATACCATTCGGGAGTTCTGGTCCCAACATACCATTACCGACTGTCAGGAAACCCTGTGGACCCTCTTCGAAAACTATAGAAAAGGCATCGCACAGGAAGATGCTGCCGACGTAAAGCAAATACATACCTTTTTGATGAAAGTATGCCGTGTGCTGATGGCTTATTTCCTGGTACACTTTCGTAAGATCGGCATCGATGCGGTGCCATTTACCTTTGCTGAGCCTGCCGAAGTCATTACGGCAGATCTGGAAGCCAAGCAAAGGATCCATAGTTTCTTTAATAGAATTGTTGAATAATACCTAATCCATAAGCAGATGATAAAAAGATCTAATCTATGCACTGCCTTATTGGATAAGGTAGTCAATATTCCAGTTATACAGATTACATTACTTGTAATCGTGTTCCTCTTAGTTTTTCAATCCTATTTAACTTGTTTTTTAAAGGCATTGAAGAACATAAGAGCTTTTATCGTATTAGCTCTTATGTTTCATATGTTTAGTATATCGGCTCAGACGCCCCGCAAGGACAGCGGGGCCGATGGGCCAACTCCGCTGCAGATCGGTGATACTATACCCGAATCACTTTGGAGTACGCCTTTGCAGGTTGTAAACCACTCCGATGGTAAGAAAGTCATTTCTTTAAATGACTACAGAGGAAGGCTCATTATCTTGGACTTCTGGGCGACTTGGTGTAGCCCCTGTGTAGCAGCCCTTCCAAAATTGCAAAAGCTACAGGCCGCTTTCAGCGACCAAATAGCGATAGTTCCCATTACCTTTCAAAAGGAACAGATTGTAAATACCTTTATAAAGCGTAATGAAATTGGTAAGAAGCTGAACTTCTCACTTGTCACCGGTGACACATTGCTTTCCACCGTTTTCCCGCATCAATTACTTTCACACTTGGTGTGGATTGATAAAAAGGGAATACTTAGGGCAACCACATGGTCTGAATATGCCAATGCTGCAAACATTAGTATGGTATTGGAAGGCAAAGTGCTAAACTGGACAATGAAAAATGACATGCTCCAATTTAATAAGGACATGCCGCTGCTCACATCTACAGAAAACGGGGCTCCAGTGCCATCAAAAATTTATTATACAATGTTTTCAGGGCATCTTAATGGTGTGAACCCAACTGTGGGTACATCTAGGGATAGCATAGCCAAATCAGTCCGTAAATACTTTATCAATGTAAGGTTGGTAAACCTTTGTGTGATCGCATGGGGAAAATCCATACCCGAACTATCTGCAAAGCAATATGTATATCCGACCGCTAAAAAAAGTATGTACGTCCGGCCTGAAGCTGTTTATAGTGAGGACTGGAATAGGGAAAATACCTATTGTTACGAGGCGGTGATGCCCGAACATACAAGCTCAGCAGATTTTAACGATATGCTGGCGCAAGACCTTAAACGCTATTTTGGCATAGCGGGATATTTGAATAGAACCAATATGCAATGCCTTGTTATCCGTTCTACAAAAACTGCTAGAAATAGGATTAAGGTCGGTATCAAACTATCTGATCTAATTTGGAACTTCAATAATACGATTTTTTCAGTTCCGCTGATTGTGGATGAAACGAATGATCCAACGAAGCAAGTCTCTTCTTCGATTATGCAGTGTAAAGATCTCATAAGTTTGCGTACATCGCTTGAAGCCGAGGGATATGCTTGTACGCTGGAAGATCGGGAGATAGAAACATTTACCATCCATAAAATCCGATAAGCCATGAAAAGCATAGTAATAATAATATTCGTTGCCTTAGCCGGAATGAAAGGGTTGATCGCTCAAACTACGCTGCTGGGGAAAGTTTTTGATACAGATACGCATAGGCCATTATCCCATTGTACTATAAAAGTTGGTGGAGAAGCAAATTTCCTTGTCACTGATGAGGGTGGAGTATTCAGTTTAAAAATCGATAAACCAACGGTGATTTTGATGATTAGTTATACGGGATATAAAAAGAAGGAAATACAGGTGGATCTTCCCCAAAAGGAAATGCTCTTAATTCCTATGGGTAAAGAGGTAGTGGCGCTGGAAGAAGTCAGTGTCATCAACACGGGGTATCAGAATATTCCAAAAGAAAGGGCTACGGGCTCATTTGAACATATCGACAGTGCCTTGTTTAACCGAAGGGTAGGGCCCGACGTGCTTTCGAGGCTGGAGGGAGTGACGGGAAGTTTACTAGTCGATAAAAGAAATGCCGACCAGGTGAAACTTCAAATAAGGGGAGTCAGTACGCTTTATGCTACCGATGATCCACTGATTATATTAGATAATTTTCCGTATGAGGGGGATATCAACAATATCAACCCTAATGATATAGCGTCGGTATCAGTTTTGAAGGATGCAGCAGCGGCATCCATCTGGGGTGCTAGGGCAGGAAATGGGGTTATTGTGCTCACCTCGAAAAAAGGTAGGTACAATCAGTCGGTTCATTTGGATCTGAATACAAACCTCACGATTGCACAAAAGCCTAATCTTTTTAACATTCCAATAATGTCTACCCCAGATTGTATTGAAGCGCAAAAGTTTTTGTTCAAAAATGGCTTTTATGATAATGAACTTAATGACTTAGATTATCACCCTCCAGTGGGACAACTGATTGAACTACTGGAAAAGCAGAAAAATACTCCGGAAAGTGACTTGGCGGGCATATCTGCTATTGATCAGCAGATTAAAGCATTGGGAAAGATTGATATTCGTAACGATTTTAAAAAATACCTATACAGGTCAGCTATTAACCAGCAGTATGCACTGAACCTGAATGGCGGGAATGAAAAAATAAAGTATGTGCTGAGTGCCGGCTATGATAAGACTGCCAGTGAGTTAAAAGGCAATAGCAGTGAGAGGTTCTCATTTCGTTTTAATCAAAGTCTGAAACCTATTAAAAATCTTGAAATTAGCACGAATATATTATTTACTCAAAATTCAACCCAATCCAACAGCCCTGGTGGTTATTTTGGAGCCTATTCGATCGGAAATAGACAGCTTTACCCGTATACAAGATTTGCTGATGAAGCGGGTAATCCCTTGCCTATTGAACGGAATCTGCGCCAATCTTATATCGATAGCCTGCAAACGACGGGTTTATTGGACTGGTCTTATAGGCCGTTAGAAGAATTGGAATTAGCCGACAATAGAAATAGGGGTAAAGACCTTCGGATCGGTGCGAATGGTACATATAGTTTTTCATCCGCCTTTAAACTGGATGTCCGTTATCAATATGGTACGTATGATGTAAATGGTAGGAATTACCATAATGCGAAAACCTATTTCGCACGTGATCTGATCAATAGATTTACAGATATATCGTCCGGTAAAATGATCCGAAATATTCCTTATGGAGGTATCCTTGATGAAAATGTGAGTCAGTTGACCGAAAACTCAATCCGTTCTCAGCTGAATTTCAACAAGAACTGGAAAAATGATCACCAAGTTGTCGCAATTGCTGGGATTGAAGCGAGGGAGATCAAAACTCAAAGTAAAACAACGCGAACTTATGGCTACGATGATAATCTGCTCACTTTTGTTCCCGTAGATTATGTTACGGAATTTCCGAGTTACAATAATTTATTTGGGTCGAATAGGATAGAGGGTAATCAGAATTTTGGTTCCTTGTTGAACCGTTTTATTTCGTTGTATAGTAATGTTTCATATACCTATAAAAAGCGATATACGGTAACAGGAAGTGCGCGGAAAGATGCTTCAAATTTATTTGGGGTAGAAACAAATAGAAAAGGAGTGCCACTATGGTCTGCAGGAGTCTTGTGGAATATTGCAGATGAACCTTTTTACAAGATTGATGGATTGTCAAATCTAAAACTAAGACTTACTTATGGTTTTAGTGGTAATCTGCCAGCGAACCAATCTGCCCTGGTAATTATGAACTATCAGCCCGCTACTGCAAGTCAGGTAAAACTTCCTTATGCAACCATTACCAATCCGCCAAATCCAAATTTGAGATGGGAAAAAGTTGGTATGTTCAATATGGGGCTTGATTTTGGGTTAAAGGGTAACAGGCTTTCTGGAACTATCGAATATTTCAATAAAAATGTAAGGGATATGCTTGGAAATAAGACGATGGACGCTTCTACAGGATTTAGCAGTATGGTGACCAATAGTGCCAATATGGAAGGACGAGGGTTGGATATAAACCTAAGCTCTGTGAATACAACTGGTGCCGTAAAATGGAGCTCCAATGTATTGTTCAGCTACGTAAAGAATAAACTTACGCGTTTCCTGACAAAACCATCAGTATATGCAAATAGTTATGTCAACAGTGGCGATTTAATTTCAATTGAAGGAAAAATGCCCTATATGGTGGTGAGTTATAAATGGGCAGGCTTGGATGGCAATAATGGTAATCCCCAGGGCTTTTATAACGGCGAGCTTAGTCAAGACTACTATAATCTCGTCTATAGTTCACTATTATCGGATGCGGTATTTCATGGCTCGCCCTTACCTTTATATTTCGGGGCAATACGCAATGATATATCCTGGGAAAATCTATCATTTTCGCTCAACATCAGCTACAATTTTGATTATTATTTCAGGCGCAACTCCATTGACTATTCTTTATTGGCAAGTTATGGGAAGGGGCATAGCGATTTTGCGCAACGCTGGCAAAAGCCAGGCGATGAAAAATTGACAAATGTACCTTCGTTTACCTATCCATTAGATAATGACCGTGACAACTTTTATGCACTTTCAGAAGCTACGGTAGAACGGGGCGATCATATCCGGCTAAATGATATGCAGATAAATTATAGCATCAACAAAAGTGGTCTATTTAAACAGATCCAGATTTATGCCTATCTGAACAACCTGAACATCATCTTATGGAAAGCCAATAAGAAAGGAGTTGACCCCAATTTTGTCAATGGTTTAAAAGCACCTTTAAGCATTGCTTTTGGGCTGAAGACAAGTCTCTAAATTAAAAGATTTAAATTATGAAAACTAGATTCTATTTCATCGTTATACTATGTAGCATGTTTTTGGGATGCAAGAAATATCTTGATGCAAAACCCGATAAAAAATTAGCTATACCAGCTAAGATAGCAGATTTGTGGGCACTGTTGGATAACTATACAAAGATGAATATGTCTTCTCCAAGAGCGGGAGAAGAATATGCAGACACGTATTATTTAACCGCTACGGGTTTCAAAGCGATTTCCAACATAAATACCCGCAATAATTATATTTGGAATGACAAGGGCGAGCTTTTTAGCGATTGGGTAAATGCTTACAGTGCGATTTTTTATGCCAATGTTGTATTGGATAAAGTTGATGACGTAGCTAAGAACGAGCCTGATGATATGCACCAATTTGATGCAGTTCGTGGATCTGCGTTGTTTTTTAGGACTTTTATGTTTTATGAATTGGCACAGATCTTTGCACCGCAATATGCGCAAAATACTTTATCGGCCCCATGCATTCCACTGCGTCTGAATCCTGATCCTACTATACCTTCGGTGAGGGCGACCGTTAGCGAATGCTATTCCCAAATGATAAACGACCTGCGTACTGCTGCCCGGCTCCTGCCTGAGAATTCAGAAACGAAAAACAGACCAAGCAAAGCTGCTGCTTTCGGACTGCTCGGCCGCATATATTTAAATATGGGGGATTATAAAAATGCCGCGTTGTATGCCGATTCCTGCCTGCGAATTTATAGTAAGCTGATGGACTATAATTCATTAAGTCCAACGGCAGCAGTACCCATCCCAAAATTTAATGAGGAAGTGATCTTTGCAAGCCGTTCTTTTAGTGAATCGTCGTTGCTGTACACATCAAGGTGCAGAATAGATACTGTCTTGTATAGGAGTTATGCGGAAAACGATCTCCGTAAAGACATCTTTTTTAAAGCTAACACGGACGGTTCTTTTACAGTAAAAGCGAGCTATGACGGGAGTTATGGAGGTGCTTATTTTAATGGTCTTGCTACGGATGAACAATACCTGATTTTGGCCGAATGTTATGCAAGATTGAACAATATACCGGCTGCAGTGCAGTATCTGAATCTTATGCTTGAAAAACGATTTTTGAAAGGCAAATATCAGGCAATACAGGCTAGTACTTCCCAACAGGCATTGGATATTGTTTTGTCGGAAAGAAGAAAGGAGCTGGTTTTTAGAGGTGTACGTTGGTCGGATATAAGAAGACTGAATAAAGAAGATCGGTACCGTATCTATCCGGTCAGAAAACTGGATAACGAACTGTTTGAATTAAAACAGGATGATAATCGGTATATCAGCTTGATTCCGTTAAAAATAATTGAAATTACCGGACTTCCACAAAATGAGCGTTAAAAGAGAACTGGAGGCCCATATATCGGCCTCCAGTTCCTTTATTTACAACTAATCTCAATTTACAACTAATCTCTTAATTTAACATTAGTCGTTTCCACACCGCTGGCTTGCGCATTATTGATTTCGTTTTTAAACGCAGTTGAAAACGAAGCAGGGTGCATTCCACTACCTTCCGGCGCATTAATTACACAGATCTCACCTACATTCGG
The DNA window shown above is from Sphingobacterium thalpophilum and carries:
- a CDS encoding SusC/RagA family TonB-linked outer membrane protein — protein: MKSIVIIIFVALAGMKGLIAQTTLLGKVFDTDTHRPLSHCTIKVGGEANFLVTDEGGVFSLKIDKPTVILMISYTGYKKKEIQVDLPQKEMLLIPMGKEVVALEEVSVINTGYQNIPKERATGSFEHIDSALFNRRVGPDVLSRLEGVTGSLLVDKRNADQVKLQIRGVSTLYATDDPLIILDNFPYEGDINNINPNDIASVSVLKDAAAASIWGARAGNGVIVLTSKKGRYNQSVHLDLNTNLTIAQKPNLFNIPIMSTPDCIEAQKFLFKNGFYDNELNDLDYHPPVGQLIELLEKQKNTPESDLAGISAIDQQIKALGKIDIRNDFKKYLYRSAINQQYALNLNGGNEKIKYVLSAGYDKTASELKGNSSERFSFRFNQSLKPIKNLEISTNILFTQNSTQSNSPGGYFGAYSIGNRQLYPYTRFADEAGNPLPIERNLRQSYIDSLQTTGLLDWSYRPLEELELADNRNRGKDLRIGANGTYSFSSAFKLDVRYQYGTYDVNGRNYHNAKTYFARDLINRFTDISSGKMIRNIPYGGILDENVSQLTENSIRSQLNFNKNWKNDHQVVAIAGIEAREIKTQSKTTRTYGYDDNLLTFVPVDYVTEFPSYNNLFGSNRIEGNQNFGSLLNRFISLYSNVSYTYKKRYTVTGSARKDASNLFGVETNRKGVPLWSAGVLWNIADEPFYKIDGLSNLKLRLTYGFSGNLPANQSALVIMNYQPATASQVKLPYATITNPPNPNLRWEKVGMFNMGLDFGLKGNRLSGTIEYFNKNVRDMLGNKTMDASTGFSSMVTNSANMEGRGLDINLSSVNTTGAVKWSSNVLFSYVKNKLTRFLTKPSVYANSYVNSGDLISIEGKMPYMVVSYKWAGLDGNNGNPQGFYNGELSQDYYNLVYSSLLSDAVFHGSPLPLYFGAIRNDISWENLSFSLNISYNFDYYFRRNSIDYSLLASYGKGHSDFAQRWQKPGDEKLTNVPSFTYPLDNDRDNFYALSEATVERGDHIRLNDMQINYSINKSGLFKQIQIYAYLNNLNIILWKANKKGVDPNFVNGLKAPLSIAFGLKTSL
- a CDS encoding TlpA disulfide reductase family protein — translated: MIKRSNLCTALLDKVVNIPVIQITLLVIVFLLVFQSYLTCFLKALKNIRAFIVLALMFHMFSISAQTPRKDSGADGPTPLQIGDTIPESLWSTPLQVVNHSDGKKVISLNDYRGRLIILDFWATWCSPCVAALPKLQKLQAAFSDQIAIVPITFQKEQIVNTFIKRNEIGKKLNFSLVTGDTLLSTVFPHQLLSHLVWIDKKGILRATTWSEYANAANISMVLEGKVLNWTMKNDMLQFNKDMPLLTSTENGAPVPSKIYYTMFSGHLNGVNPTVGTSRDSIAKSVRKYFINVRLVNLCVIAWGKSIPELSAKQYVYPTAKKSMYVRPEAVYSEDWNRENTYCYEAVMPEHTSSADFNDMLAQDLKRYFGIAGYLNRTNMQCLVIRSTKTARNRIKVGIKLSDLIWNFNNTIFSVPLIVDETNDPTKQVSSSIMQCKDLISLRTSLEAEGYACTLEDREIETFTIHKIR
- a CDS encoding RagB/SusD family nutrient uptake outer membrane protein; this translates as MKTRFYFIVILCSMFLGCKKYLDAKPDKKLAIPAKIADLWALLDNYTKMNMSSPRAGEEYADTYYLTATGFKAISNINTRNNYIWNDKGELFSDWVNAYSAIFYANVVLDKVDDVAKNEPDDMHQFDAVRGSALFFRTFMFYELAQIFAPQYAQNTLSAPCIPLRLNPDPTIPSVRATVSECYSQMINDLRTAARLLPENSETKNRPSKAAAFGLLGRIYLNMGDYKNAALYADSCLRIYSKLMDYNSLSPTAAVPIPKFNEEVIFASRSFSESSLLYTSRCRIDTVLYRSYAENDLRKDIFFKANTDGSFTVKASYDGSYGGAYFNGLATDEQYLILAECYARLNNIPAAVQYLNLMLEKRFLKGKYQAIQASTSQQALDIVLSERRKELVFRGVRWSDIRRLNKEDRYRIYPVRKLDNELFELKQDDNRYISLIPLKIIEITGLPQNER